A genomic region of Lysinibacillus sp. 2017 contains the following coding sequences:
- the tatA gene encoding twin-arginine translocase TatA/TatE family subunit, whose protein sequence is MPSIGVPGLIIILVIALILFGPAKLPQLGKAVGETLREFKSSTKELMEDDDTKKNDKEEKDAK, encoded by the coding sequence ATGCCAAGTATTGGTGTACCAGGCTTAATCATTATTTTAGTAATCGCTTTAATTTTATTCGGTCCTGCCAAATTACCTCAATTAGGTAAAGCAGTCGGCGAAACTTTACGCGAATTTAAATCTTCTACGAAAGAACTAATGGAAGATGATGATACGAAGAAAAATGACAAAGAAGAAAAAGACGCTAAATAA
- a CDS encoding GMC family oxidoreductase, translating into MVTVLPKVDVVTTGMGWTGGIVAAELTKAGYHVVGLERGEERSVEDYLMGHDELKYNIRKELMQKLTKDTLTFRNTTDDVARPVRDEGALVLGTGTGGGGAHWGAQTYRYFPYDFEIRSKTIEKYGESKIPDNMLIQDWGLTYDEIEPYYTKFEQTAGVSGEEDPLAGPRSAPYPTPPLKMAPAMNMFHDAADKLGYHPYRVPTGNVSEEYTNPDGEKLNACQYCSFCGNYGCEYGAKSDPIVTVIPTAKKTGKLDLRPHSLVTRILTDGKKVTGVRYRDVITGEEFDQPADVVALTSYTFNNVRLLLLSKIGEPYDPATGKGIIGRNYVDHHTILGATGYFEEKKFNNFIGTGAWGSAFNDFNADNFDHKDVDFIHGGQIEMHLMGNEPIANNPVLPGTPSWGKEFKEKSLHYFNRTLTVVSQRAFLPYKENYLSLDPTYKDDLGDPLIRVTFDYHDMDFKRQEFLSKKCVEMLEAMGADTVVAHPMAEHFGGRFTYQHDSGGAIMGSNPSESAVNNYLQMWDYESLFVCGASAFPHFGPTNPTPTMAALTYRATEGMIQFLKNGGGALVQPK; encoded by the coding sequence ATGGTTACAGTATTACCGAAAGTAGACGTCGTGACAACAGGTATGGGTTGGACAGGCGGTATCGTTGCTGCTGAATTAACAAAAGCAGGCTATCACGTAGTTGGATTAGAGCGCGGTGAAGAACGTTCTGTAGAAGACTATTTAATGGGTCATGACGAATTAAAATATAATATTCGAAAAGAATTAATGCAAAAATTAACGAAAGATACACTTACATTCCGTAACACAACTGATGACGTTGCACGTCCTGTTCGTGATGAAGGTGCCCTTGTACTAGGTACAGGTACTGGCGGTGGTGGTGCACACTGGGGAGCACAAACATATCGTTATTTCCCATATGATTTTGAGATTCGTAGTAAAACAATTGAAAAATATGGTGAAAGTAAAATTCCGGATAATATGTTAATTCAAGACTGGGGTCTTACGTATGATGAAATCGAACCATATTACACAAAGTTCGAGCAAACTGCAGGTGTATCAGGTGAAGAAGATCCTTTAGCGGGTCCACGTTCAGCACCATATCCTACACCACCACTAAAAATGGCACCAGCAATGAATATGTTTCATGATGCAGCTGATAAATTAGGCTACCATCCATACCGTGTTCCAACAGGTAACGTGTCTGAAGAATATACAAATCCAGACGGTGAAAAATTAAATGCTTGTCAATATTGCTCATTCTGTGGGAACTATGGCTGTGAGTATGGAGCAAAATCTGATCCAATCGTAACCGTTATTCCAACGGCTAAAAAGACAGGTAAATTAGATTTACGTCCACATTCATTAGTAACTCGTATTTTAACAGATGGTAAAAAAGTAACAGGTGTACGTTATCGTGATGTTATTACAGGTGAAGAATTTGATCAGCCAGCTGATGTTGTTGCATTAACAAGTTACACGTTCAACAATGTTCGTTTATTACTTTTATCTAAAATTGGTGAACCATATGATCCAGCTACTGGCAAAGGTATCATCGGTCGTAACTATGTAGATCATCATACAATTTTAGGGGCTACTGGATATTTCGAAGAAAAGAAATTTAATAACTTTATCGGTACAGGTGCATGGGGCTCAGCATTTAATGATTTCAATGCAGATAACTTTGACCATAAAGATGTGGATTTCATTCATGGCGGACAAATTGAGATGCACTTAATGGGTAACGAACCAATTGCTAATAACCCTGTATTACCAGGTACGCCTTCATGGGGTAAAGAATTTAAAGAAAAATCGTTACATTACTTTAACCGTACGTTAACGGTTGTATCACAGCGTGCATTCTTACCTTATAAAGAGAACTATTTAAGCTTAGATCCGACATATAAAGATGATTTAGGTGATCCATTAATTCGCGTAACATTTGATTATCATGATATGGACTTCAAACGTCAAGAATTTTTATCTAAAAAATGTGTAGAAATGTTAGAAGCAATGGGCGCAGATACAGTCGTAGCTCACCCAATGGCAGAACATTTCGGCGGTCGTTTTACTTACCAACATGACTCTGGTGGTGCTATTATGGGTTCTAACCCAAGCGAATCTGCTGTAAATAACTATTTACAGATGTGGGATTATGAAAGCTTATTCGTTTGCGGAGCTTCGGCATTCCCACACTTTGGACCAACAAACCCAACACCTACAATGGCTGCATTAACATACCGTGCTACAGAAGGTATGATTCAGTTCTTAAAAAATGGTGGCGGCGCATTAGTTCAACCCAAATAA
- a CDS encoding gluconate 2-dehydrogenase subunit 3 family protein: MDENKETMLEKKSSRRSFLKNSGLAVGGLVLGGSLGSLFTKKGDTPAAVVTPSTGGGHVDYTEALQFFRRKSDFNAISAAMDVIYPEDSLGPGAVSLGAPYFLDKQLAGPWGTNSDDYRKAPFQPGEIPLNNGQIFIEGARKLNEVAKKEHDVEGFSSLDEEQKIAILTKFEAGEVELILVPAPAFFALLRSATLQGCFSDPLYGGNKNMAGWEMKEFPGAQMSYIQYAETEEFVKIAPISVGGHSH; the protein is encoded by the coding sequence ATGGACGAAAACAAAGAAACAATGTTAGAAAAAAAATCTTCTAGACGATCATTCTTAAAGAATTCAGGTCTAGCAGTAGGTGGTTTAGTTCTTGGGGGATCACTTGGCTCATTATTTACAAAAAAGGGTGATACACCTGCAGCGGTTGTAACTCCTTCAACAGGCGGTGGCCATGTTGATTACACGGAAGCATTACAGTTTTTCCGTCGTAAATCAGATTTCAATGCGATTTCTGCTGCAATGGATGTAATTTACCCAGAAGATTCACTTGGTCCTGGTGCAGTTTCTCTAGGTGCTCCATACTTTTTAGACAAACAACTTGCAGGGCCATGGGGTACAAATTCAGATGATTATCGTAAAGCGCCGTTCCAACCTGGTGAAATCCCATTGAACAACGGACAAATTTTCATCGAAGGTGCTCGTAAACTGAACGAGGTTGCCAAAAAGGAACATGACGTAGAAGGTTTCAGTAGCTTAGACGAAGAACAAAAAATCGCGATTTTAACAAAATTCGAAGCTGGAGAAGTCGAATTGATTTTAGTTCCAGCACCAGCATTCTTTGCTCTATTACGATCAGCAACTTTACAAGGTTGCTTCAGCGATCCACTTTACGGTGGTAATAAAAATATGGCTGGCTGGGAAATGAAAGAATTCCCGGGTGCTCAAATGTCATATATCCAATATGCAGAAACTGAAGAATTCGTTAAAATTGCGCCGATTTCAGTAGGCGGACATTCACATTAA
- a CDS encoding universal stress protein, protein MANHYQNIVIAVDGSKEAELAFRKSIDVAKRNVGSTLHIIHVIDTSMATSVDMLYDNMVELIRKHGEILLESCKLQANDAGVENVKTIMTKGVPKTVLSKKLSEIVKADLIVCGATGLNAVEQIFIGSNTEAIVRHAKCDVLVIRTPE, encoded by the coding sequence ATGGCTAATCATTATCAAAATATTGTAATAGCAGTTGATGGCTCTAAAGAAGCTGAACTGGCTTTCCGTAAATCAATCGATGTTGCAAAACGCAATGTTGGCTCAACTTTACATATTATTCACGTGATCGATACAAGTATGGCAACTTCGGTTGATATGCTGTACGACAATATGGTTGAATTAATTCGCAAGCATGGTGAAATATTATTAGAAAGCTGTAAATTGCAAGCGAATGATGCAGGCGTAGAAAATGTGAAAACAATTATGACAAAAGGTGTTCCAAAAACAGTTTTATCAAAAAAACTTTCTGAAATTGTTAAAGCTGATTTAATCGTTTGTGGTGCCACAGGTTTAAATGCAGTGGAACAAATTTTCATCGGTTCCAATACAGAAGCAATCGTACGCCATGCAAAATGTGACGTATTAGTTATCCGTACACCAGAGTGA
- a CDS encoding biotin transporter BioY, with the protein MQSITNFQKFKTVDLIHSAIFATLIMIGANITAFAPFLMVGGVPITFQTFFAILSGLVLGGKKGAIACTVYLCIGLAGAPVFSKFTGGFSSLLSPNFGFIMSFILSAYVAGKIVEKYKTKKSYVVAALIATAINYFLGTTWLYVAFKLWVSAPTGFTYQLAWLWMIPPMPKDIILAIFAGVFAYRIQRTLKLLP; encoded by the coding sequence ATGCAATCCATAACAAACTTTCAAAAATTTAAAACTGTGGATCTTATTCACAGCGCAATCTTTGCGACACTTATTATGATCGGTGCCAATATTACAGCATTTGCCCCATTTTTAATGGTTGGTGGCGTACCAATTACCTTTCAAACATTTTTTGCAATTTTGTCTGGTTTAGTGCTTGGCGGAAAAAAAGGGGCTATTGCTTGTACGGTTTATTTATGTATTGGTCTTGCTGGTGCTCCTGTGTTTTCAAAATTCACTGGCGGTTTTTCTTCATTATTGTCGCCGAATTTCGGATTTATTATGTCTTTTATACTGAGCGCTTACGTGGCAGGGAAAATCGTTGAAAAGTATAAAACAAAAAAGTCATACGTTGTTGCTGCTCTAATCGCAACGGCCATTAATTACTTTTTAGGTACGACCTGGCTTTATGTCGCATTTAAATTATGGGTATCTGCACCAACAGGGTTTACGTACCAACTTGCATGGCTATGGATGATTCCACCGATGCCAAAAGATATTATACTTGCCATTTTTGCTGGGGTTTTCGCCTATCGAATTCAAAGGACTTTAAAATTATTACCTTAA
- the tatC gene encoding twin-arginine translocase subunit TatC, translated as MENLEEYTLVEHLTELRKRIIITAIVFIVTLAIGFYYSPTILNELKSHDVAQGVDWNLFNYTDGIMIYLQCALIIGIALTLPVAMFQSWRFMQPALSDNEKKGTFIFIPAAFTLFIVGVAFAYFVLFPFMMDFMKKINDSIGATETYGMKQYFSFMFGIIIPIAIIFELPVIIGFLTKIGIINSKLLKKSRKLAYIVLVVIGVSITPPDFLSDFLIIAPMILLFEISIIIAKYIERKELKKLMSLTEQGS; from the coding sequence GTGGAAAATTTGGAAGAATATACACTAGTTGAACATCTTACAGAATTAAGAAAACGTATTATTATAACGGCGATTGTCTTTATCGTTACATTAGCGATTGGCTTTTATTACTCACCAACAATTTTGAATGAACTAAAGTCACATGATGTCGCACAAGGTGTCGATTGGAATTTATTTAATTATACGGACGGCATCATGATTTACTTACAATGTGCACTCATTATCGGAATTGCGCTGACGTTACCTGTTGCGATGTTCCAATCGTGGAGATTTATGCAACCTGCACTAAGTGATAATGAGAAAAAGGGCACATTTATTTTTATACCTGCTGCATTTACTTTGTTCATCGTTGGTGTTGCTTTTGCGTATTTCGTATTGTTCCCGTTCATGATGGACTTTATGAAAAAAATTAATGATTCCATTGGTGCAACAGAAACCTACGGGATGAAACAATACTTTTCGTTCATGTTTGGGATAATCATTCCTATTGCGATTATTTTTGAATTACCCGTTATCATTGGTTTTTTAACAAAAATCGGGATTATAAATTCTAAATTATTGAAAAAGTCTCGGAAATTAGCCTATATCGTATTAGTCGTGATAGGTGTATCGATTACACCACCAGATTTTCTTTCGGATTTCTTAATTATTGCTCCAATGATTTTATTGTTTGAAATTAGTATTATTATTGCGAAATACATCGAACGAAAAGAATTAAAAAAACTAATGAGTTTAACGGAACAAGGTAGCTAA
- a CDS encoding TetR/AcrR family transcriptional regulator, protein MEERRVRRTKNALKRHFIALVKEKGYSAVTVTDIVENADYNRSTFYAYYLDKEDLATQLLDEMMNLLSKSFYKPFTVKTTVQYRQIENSTQNTFFLHIYENRHFYELLTTSNSIPNLKERFLEQFKEMFLEIRYLDESNNAITLNHYNTYKMYGSYGVILEWVSEGCKENPDQFSAQMLEVFQTPSKSFRFN, encoded by the coding sequence GTGGAAGAACGAAGAGTACGACGCACCAAAAACGCTTTGAAAAGGCACTTTATTGCATTAGTTAAAGAAAAAGGATACAGTGCTGTAACAGTTACAGATATTGTCGAAAACGCCGATTATAATCGTAGTACATTTTATGCCTATTATTTAGATAAAGAAGATTTAGCCACGCAACTTTTAGATGAGATGATGAATTTACTCAGCAAATCGTTTTATAAACCTTTTACGGTGAAAACAACCGTTCAATATAGGCAAATCGAAAACAGTACACAAAACACCTTTTTCCTACATATTTATGAAAATCGCCATTTTTATGAATTACTTACTACTTCAAACTCAATCCCAAATTTAAAAGAACGTTTTTTAGAACAGTTCAAAGAGATGTTTTTAGAAATTCGATATTTAGATGAATCGAATAATGCGATTACACTCAATCATTATAATACATATAAAATGTATGGTTCTTATGGAGTTATTCTTGAGTGGGTTTCAGAAGGATGTAAAGAAAATCCAGATCAATTTTCAGCTCAAATGTTGGAGGTCTTTCAAACACCATCTAAATCTTTTCGATTCAATTAA